Genomic DNA from Trichoderma asperellum chromosome 5, complete sequence:
ATTCATGGAAGTTTTTTTGTTGACAATTTGTCTTGTATATACACATGGTCACGGTGAAAACACCCTGAATATCATCAGAGAAACTCATTTTCAAACTTTCGTATTTAATCCAATCATGCCCAAGCTTATATCCCAAAGGCGCGCTGCACTCTCACCATCATGAATATGTGGTGCATGCCCTGGTGCAAGAACCGTCCCATCTCCACTCCACAGCTCGCTCTCCTGGCAATCCTCCAAGAAAACACCGCCCTTTGCTTCCCAATCGCGAGATATCGCCGCCCATACAGTCGTGGCAGCGCCTTGTTCGGCATTCTTCATCCTTCTCGCAACAACAGGATCGCCCGTGAGCGCTTTGAGTTCCGACTCTGGCGTCATTCTGTTGAGCCTCGTACCGCTGATGCCTCCCGGATGGGCCGCCAAGCCGTGCAGGCCGCTGGCACTGTAGCGCCTTTCGATCTCGAATGCCATGTAGATGTTGGCTGTCTTGGATTGCGCGTACGCTAGTAGAGGCTGGTATTCACCTTCACGGTCAAGGTTGAGGTCGTCGAAACGTATGCCCGATTGGCGATGACCGGACGCCGATAGACAGACTACACGGGATTGGAAAGAGGGCGTGCTCGATGCTATTAGAGCATCTTTAAGAGCTtggaaaagagcaaaatgcCCGAGGTGGTTAGTTCCAAAATGTAGCTCAAAGCCATCTTCGGTCTTTCCTTTCGGATATCCACGAATCCCTTCAATGTTAATGTTAGATATGGAGTAGATATGGAAAAAAACATATCCCAAGAGAGGATGGGACAAATCGTCAACTCACCAGCATTgcagattaaaatattaagcttgCCCGATGTTCGGCTTAAGAAATCGGCAGCGAATtctcttatacttttaagaGAGTCCAACCTCATTTCCATATACTCCAGTTTTCCTGGCTTATTATCGTATCggagctcttcttcagctctcttGCCCTTTTCAACATCACGGCCGGTGAAATACACATCGGCACCAGTGGCATGCAGAGCACGCACTGTCTCAAATCCGATCCCAGAGGTGCCTCCAGTTACGAGGATTACTTTTCCCCTTAACTGGCCATCCAAGGACTGGCCTCGTACGATCTTGAGGGCAGTTGGACGAGCATCTCCAGGGCCATTGGTGTTCTTGTGTTCTTTTGCGTATGGGGCAATGAGCGACATGATTGTTTTGTTGCACAGCTGATATTTAGTCAGTTGATGAATTGCAAGATTATCGGCCAAGATTTATGGTGAAACTTGAGCTcgggttttttttaaaatgcTTGTACCTCGGATAGGCCAGCACCTCAATCTATATGTACTACATCTTGATATATCCCctgcggcggcggagagTTTAACAACTACACACATGTGCCTCGGCTATCCTTTAGTCAGACTAGCTCAACAAGTATTCCTAATCACGGATTTTTACGGATATAAATCAACAAAGTCGCAAGACCATCAGTACTAACAGGAAGTTACCCGAAGCAATAGATATTTTAGAATATAAAAGACAGAAGCCCCGGTCGAGATCCATTGCTCGCCGGCAAAAGTGGGGCCGTGGAAAACGGATTTACCGGCAATAGGCCTCTTAAATAACGAAGTAGACGGCATCTCCCACATATAAAACTTGAGATTTGTATCTTGCGTATTGGATTtcttgaagaaaagagcataTAGTGGCTTcaattttagtataaaagacgtattaaataaagggccaaaaaaaaaaaaaaaaatacttagcTCGAAACAGGCATAATGGCTTCAGCAACGACGCACGCAGAGTTTGGCATTCGTACAACAGCCTTGACTGTTGCCGCTGCTTTCCCCTCTGTTATCGCAAACAAGACGATTCTAATTACAGGCGTCAACATCAAGGGGCTTGGCTTTGCCACCGCTCAGGCTTTTGCCTCGCAAAAAGCCgagctcctcatcctcgcggGCCGTACTCCGGCCAAGCTGCAAGAATCCGCCGATACCTTGGCCAAGGAATATCCCGGCACCAAGTTTCGCATACTAGAGCTAGATCTCAGCTCTCAAAAGGGCGCCAGGGCAGCCGCTGCTACGCTAAATGGGTGGACTGACATAGCCGCCATCGACATCCTTGTCAACAACGCCGGCATCATGAATATACCCACACGCCAGCTCAACGAAGATGGCATTGAGCGGCATTTTGCAACAAACCACGTTGGCCACTTTCTCTTTACGAACTTGATCATGGGGAAGCTGATTGCGGCCGCACAAAAGCCCGATGCTGTTAAGGGTGCCACCCGAATCATCAACGTATCTTCCACGGGCGCCAACTTTAGCCCGATCCGCCATAGCGATATCAACTGGGAAAAAGTAAACGAAACGATACCTCCAGTTGAACAGCCTGACTATCAGCGGTTTTCACAAATGCTGGGCATTGACCAAGATGTCATCAAGGCGGACAGTTACATCTCCTTGGGAGCCTACGGACAGTCCAAGACAGCCAATGTGTTGTTCAGCCTTGGTCTCAACGAGCGTCTATACCACAAGTATGGCATCCTAAGCTTCAGTGTGCACCCTGGCACAATCATCACTGAGCTTGGGCGAGAGATGGACCCCGAGGTATGGAGGCAGAGAACAGAAAAGTTCAAAAAGGCAGGCATGGCGTTTAAGGATCAGTACCAAGGTACTAGCACAACTTTGGTAGCTGCTGTGGATCCAGCACTGACGCTGCCTACAAAGAGGCCTCTTGCAAGCGAGGACGATTTAGCAAAAACTGGCAAGGATTTGAAAGGGGAAGATGGGGAGTGGGAAGGCAGGGGCGTGTTCTTGAGTGATTGTCAGATTTATGAAGATTCAAAGGTGTGGTTTACGAGCTGGAGCCAA
This window encodes:
- a CDS encoding uncharacterized protein (EggNog:ENOG41); the encoded protein is MSLIAPYAKEHKNTNGPGDARPTALKIVRGQSLDGQLRGKVILVTGGTSGIGFETVRALHATGADVYFTGRDVEKGKRAEEELRYDNKPGKLEYMEMRLDSLKSIREFAADFLSRTSGKLNILICNAGIRGYPKGKTEDGFELHFGTNHLGHFALFQALKDALIASSTPSFQSRVVCLSASGHRQSGIRFDDLNLDREGEYQPLLAYAQSKTANIYMAFEIERRYSASGLHGLAAHPGGISGTRLNRMTPESELKALTGDPVVARRMKNAEQGAATTVWAAISRDWEAKGGVFLEDCQESELWSGDGTVLAPGHAPHIHDGESAARLWDISLGMIGLNTKV
- a CDS encoding uncharacterized protein (EggNog:ENOG41) gives rise to the protein MASATTHAEFGIRTTALTVAAAFPSVIANKTILITGVNIKGLGFATAQAFASQKAELLILAGRTPAKLQESADTLAKEYPGTKFRILELDLSSQKGARAAAATLNGWTDIAAIDILVNNAGIMNIPTRQLNEDGIERHFATNHVGHFLFTNLIMGKLIAAAQKPDAVKGATRIINVSSTGANFSPIRHSDINWEKVNETIPPVEQPDYQRFSQMLGIDQDVIKADSYISLGAYGQSKTANVLFSLGLNERLYHKYGILSFSVHPGTIITELGREMDPEVWRQRTEKFKKAGMAFKDQYQGTSTTLVAAVDPALTLPTKRPLASEDDLAKTGKDLKGEDGEWEGRGVFLSDCQIYEDSKVWFTSWSQGEKLWAKSEELVGEQFAF